The sequence TTTGAGGTCGAATCGCATTCGCTGGTCTTTTACGGGCAATGCACGGATGATGCCTGCGAGACCAAACCAACCGATAGTTCTGCCAATACAGAAGACTCCCGTAAAACGCAGGAATAGTGCGCAGGTGTTAACAAAGTCGTAGGGGTACGGATAATTACATGGTGAGTAGCAGGGGTAAAATTGCCACTTTCGCTCTTTACCTGATAAACTCCCTTGCCTATTCTATGCGAACCTGTCAAACCTACGCGCGGTCGCTCAGTAGCCGATCACATCCTCAACCAACCTATCTTTTACTGAAAAGATACTTTTCCTGGATTATTTACACGCTTTTCCTGGTTAGTTTGCAGCAGCACGCTCTAGCTCAGCGTACGTTTACAAACCCCATAAAACCTTCTGGCCCCGATCCGTGGGTGCTGCAAAAGGACGGCTGGTATTATTACATGAATACTACCGGCAACAATCTGACGCTCTGGCGAACGCATAACATGGCCGACCTGGCCACTGCTGAGAAGAAAGTCGTTTATACTCCTCCCGCCGGGAAGCCTTACTCAAAGGAATTGTGGGCACCCGAAATTCACTCATTCAACGGTCGCTGGTACATCTATTTCTCGGCCGATTCGCTCAACAACCTGTCGCACCGGGTTTGGGTGATCGAGAATGCATCAACCGATCCGATGCAGGGCGAATGGGTCATGAAAGGAAAAATCGGCGACAAAGCTGACCATTGGGAGATAGATATGTCGGTCATTGACTACAAAGGTCAGCTCTACGCGACCTGGTCGGGCTGGGAGGGACCTAAAAACGGGCGGCAGGATATTTACCTGGCCCGACTCAAGAATCCCTGGACAATTGACGGTGACCGGGTTAAAGTTTCGCAGCCCGATCAGCCGTGGGAGATGCATGGCGATGTGCCGCAGGAGTGGCAGAAAAATGGCGAAGTACCCAAAATTTACGTGAATGAAGGGCCAGAGTTTTTAAGCCATAATAACAACCTATTCATCGTGTATTCGGCCAATGCCTGCTGGCTCGACTATTGCCTTGGCCTTCTGACCTATAGCGGCAACGGTGATTTGCTGGACCCGGCGAACTGGACCAAAAGTAAAAGTCCGGTGTTTACGCAGGCACCAGAGAATGGGGTTTGGGCACCCGGTCATGGCGGTTTTTTTCGCTCGGCCGATGGAAAGCAGGACTGGATGATCTATCACGCTAATCCGTCGGCTACCGACGGTTGCGGGAACAAACGCGCCCCGCATATTCAACCCTTTACCTGGAATGCCGATGGGTCACCCAGTTTTGGGAAGCCTGTTGCCAATGTGCCCATTCCAGTACCGGCAGAAAAATAACAGGGAGTGATTGAGGTAAACAGATAATTGAGGTAATTCGCAACAAATGGGCAGGCCAGATCCGTTTTTAACTTGTTTATTCAGTCAAATTACTCAATTATCGATTCGTCAGAACTCCCTAATCACCCATTTACCCAATTACCAAACTAATGCAGAAATTCCTTTTTCTTACGACAGCCGCAGCTATTCTCAGTCTGAATGCCTGTCAGAAAGCCAACAAGAACGAACAAAAAGCGGCAGATTCTATCGCTGTAGCTACTGGTGATACTACCGCCATGATTGATGCTAAACTCCCTGACCCAGCTTCGTTTGCCGGTGAGGCAGATGGCAAAAAAGCCAGCCTCTATATTCTAAAGAACAAAACGATTCAGGTCGCGATCTCCGATTACGGTGCCCGGATTGTTGGCTTGCTCGTACCAGACAAAAACGGGAAAGTAACCGACGTCGCTCCCGGTTTTCTGACCGTTGCTGCCTATGAAAAACCCGATGGGGCTTTCTTTGGCCCTGTTGTAGGCCGATTTGGGAACCGAATTGCCAAGGGTAAATTTACGCTCGATGGCAAGGCATATACACTAGCCCTCAATAACAATGGCAACACATTACATGGCGGTCCAAGCGGTTTTCATAGCCATGTCTGGGATACAAAACAGGTAGACGATAAAACCCTGGAAATGACGTATGTCTCGAAAGATGGAGAGGGTGGTTTTCCCGGAACGGTGACAACCAGCGTTACCTATTCGCTGACCGACGATAATGCACTGAAGCTGGTTTATTCGGCCAAAACAGACAAGGCAACTCCTTACAATCCAACGAGCCATGGTTTCTTCAACCTGAACGGCGAAGGTAGTGGCACGATCAATGATCATCTGGTGATGATCAATGCCGATAAATACTCGGCGGTCGACAAGGGGCTGATTCCACAGGGAGAGCCTGTTTCCGTTGCTGGAACACCCTTCGATTTCCGGAAGCCAACCACCATTGCCGCACGGGTCGATGAAAAAAACGAGCAACTGAGTTTTGGCGGAGGATATGACCATAACTGGGTATTGAACAAACCAAAAGCCGGTGAACTGACTTCAGCTGCCGAAGTGATTGGCGATAAATCGGGCATCAAGATGCAGGTGCTGACAACTGAACCAGCTTTACAGTTCTACGGAGGCAATTTCTTTAAAGGGACAGATATCGGTAAGTATGGCAAACCAATTGTCTATCGGGGTGCCTTTGCCATGGAAACACAGCACTATCCTGACTCACCCAATCACCCGACTTACCCTAACACCATTCTGAAGCCGGGACAGACCTACAGCCAGACGACCGAGTATCGATTTTCGACTGTAAAGTAGCAGTTAGTAGCGATACTTAAATCAATTATTGAAAGCTTCCGCCGATTAGAAATAAACTATCTGATCGATGGAAGCCCAAATAATACTCTCTACTCCTTTTATAACAGAACAACCCTTATTTTCAATTATGAAGCGTTTATTGCTCATACTTTGTCTGTTTAGTGCTGCCATTACCTATGGGCAGAATGCACCCGGCCGATGGTCGGCCGAAAAGGCAAATGCCTGGTACGCCAAAGAACCCTTTCTGGTTGGGTCAAACTATGCACCGGCCAATGCTATCAATGAGCTTGAGATGTTTCAGGCCGACAGTTTCGATCCGGCAACGATCGATAAAGAACTGGCTATGGCCGAGCGTATTGGCATGAACACCATGCGTGTTTTTCTCCATGATTTGCTTTGGAAAGATTCTGCTGGCTTCACCAAACGACTGGATCAGTTCCTGAGTCTGTGCGCTAAACACAAGATCCGGCCAATGCTGGTATTGTTTGATTCCTGCTGGGACCCTTTTCCAAAATTGGGAAAACAGCATGAGCCGGTTCCGGGAATCCACAATTCGGGCTGGTTACAAAGTCCCGGCGCAGCTGCCCTGACCGACGAATCGCAATACCCACGACTGGAGACATACGTAAAAGGTGTAGTTGGCGCTTTTAAGAATGACAAGCGTATTCTGGCATGGGATGTCTGGAATGAGCCCGACAATACCAACGATAATAGTTATGGTAAGAACAACAAGAAGCTCGAACCGGCGAATAAAGTCGCACTGGTGACCAAACTGCTGCCTCGTGTATTTCAGTGGGCCCGGTCGGCCGGGGCAACGCAGCCACTAACATCAGGTGTCTGGATCTATCGTACACCCGCTGACTGGCAGAATCCGGCGAAATGGTCACCAATGGAGAAAATACAGTTTGAGAATTCGGATATCATTACGTTCCACCAATACTCAAATCCAACGGAACTCGAAAAAGTAATTCCGGCGCTAGAGTCGTTTGGCCGCCCTGTTATCTGTACGGAATACATGGCCCGTGGCGTTAATAGTAAGTTCCAGACTCATTTGCCCATTGCTAAAAAAGCCAAAGTGGGTATGATTAACTGGGGGTTTGTTGCGGGTAAAACACAAACGTTCCTGCCCTGGGATAGTTGGCAGAAACCATATGTCAATGGTCGCGAACCAGCCATCTGGTTTCATGAAGTATTCAAACAGGACGGCACTCCTGTTGATCCGGCCGAAGTGGCAGCCATCAAACAGGCAACGGGAAAATAGAAATTGACAGGAATACACTAAAAGTCGGTCGGGCATTTTGTCTGGCCGACTTTTTTTATTGGATTTCGTTCTTCACAATTTGGGCGTGTATGTTATACCTGTGGGGTCTTTGGGCTAACTCCCTTCTTACTGTCAAATTTTTCTACGATGACATGTACGCCACCTCCGCCAAGAAACTCAAAAAACCACTTTGCGAGTAATTCAATTACGTCCATTTCTACCGGCTTGGGCAAAATGAAAAAGAACTCTTTTACCAATTATAGGTGCAACTAGCAATAGGCTACTCTAAGATAGAGGATTGGTCAGACTGGGGCACTATCTAAAACCATATAATTTCTTGTACTCAGAAAATTAATGCTCGTTTAAAAATCCATTTGCCCGATATCGGAGTATATATAATCAATCTTCTAAAGTGCTGTAAACTAGCTGGCTATGGATCTCTATACTTAAGTAAAATCACCAGATTTTTGTTGTGTTTTTTCGCTAAAGTAGCGCAGGGTAAAGCTCATTGCCCGATTGTGCTTCTATGGGTATCTGTTTGTCTTTAGTAACCACTTCAGAGGATTTTTTGCTCATTTTTCACGCTCAAACCCAAACGACAATGCGCACGTTTCCCTTGTTTAGGGGTCAGTTAAGGACTAAAATTCTTAGCTGTGCCTTAGTGCTGCTGGCAACTGCTGGTTTTGCCTCCAGCCACCGCGAAGCCCCGTTGATCTCGAACGATCCACTGGCTGACAATACTGACGTATATGCGTTCAAAAGCCCCGACGACCCGAATACCATCACGATCATTGCTAATTACATTCCTTTTCAGTTGCCCGAAGGCGGACCGAACTATTATAATTTCGGTTCCAATATTCGGTATGAGATCCACATTAAAAACAAAGCAACCACAGCCGGTGACGATATTACCTATCGGTTTACCTTTACCAATACGAACGAAGACCCGACTACGTTCTTCAACATTCGGCTGGGGAAGCAAAACTTAAAAACAACCTACACCTGCGAACGAAGTATCGATGGTGGTAAGACGTATATGACCATCGTTAGCAATGGCATTGTTCCACCAGCTAATATTGGGCCTCGTTCTATCGATACGCCGGGTTTAGGATTGGGTTCTACCTACAACGATTTGATCAAGAATGCAATCGCTCCAGCGAAGACCGGTGAGCAGGTCTTTTGTGGTCCTGCCGATGATCCGTTCTTTGTCGATCTGGCGGGTGCGTTTGATGCGGGCAACTTTCGTCCTGACGGTAACAAAGTTAACCCACCCAAAGATGGGCTGGCTCGCTATAACGTTCATAGCATTGCCCTTAAAATTCCAGTAAGCATTCTACAGAAAGACGGGAAGTCGGTATCGCAGGCGGCCACTATTCTCGATCCTGATTATGTGATCGGGGTGTGGGCCTCTGCTAGCCGACAAATGATCAAAACCCTTTATGCCGCGGGTGATGTTGGCTATGATGGTGGCTGGGTGCAGGTCTCGCGCCTGGGTATGCCGCTCACCAACGAAGCGGTCATTCCGGTGGGCATGAAAGACAAATGGAATTCGGTGACGCCTTATAACGGTAATGATCTTCAGTTTGCCAAATACTTCACCAATCCCGAACTAGCCCTGTACATGGATGATTCCCAGTTTGGTGGAGCCGTTCCTTCATTGAAGGCTTTGCGGATACAATCGAAATCGCTGGGTTCGTTTGACTTCCGCAATGGCAAGCCGGGTCTGTTTGGCCTGAAAGGTAATGCCGCTCTGGATGGTACAGCGCTGGCCGAAGCTGCTTTTGGGAGTGTTCTGCTTCCCGATGCAGCCAGCCCTCGTGCGGTTGACTTATTGCCGATTTTCTATACCGGCGTTCCGAACCTGAAACCCTACCAACTGGCAACGGGTAAGGGCGGTAATCCACTGGCAGCTGGTAAGCCGTTCATTCACAATTTCCTGCCTACGTTGGGCGATATGCTTCGGTTGAACATGGCCGTTCCGGCTACTCCCCGTAACGATCCGAATTTTAGCTCGCTCGGTCTGGTATGGGCTGCGGTCATTGGATTAACGGTTCCGGACTTCATGAATACAAACCTCCAGTTTATTCCGAACATGGATGGTTTCCCGAACGGTCGTCGGCTGGAAGATGACGTGACCACCATTGAATTACAGGCTGTTAGTGGAGTTGTTTTAGCTGCCGTTGGGCTGTGGTATGACGACTTTACGCCGGGTCCAGGCGCAAACCCTGTTACGCCGAATCTGGCGAAAGTACTAGGCTTTAGCGCAGGAGTAACGAAAAATGATACGACGCTCAAGGCTTCATTCCCCTACGTGCAAACTCCGTGGAGAGGTCTTGACTATACGAAAAAGAACCGTTTCTAATCTGCTCATCATTCTTCGGATAAGACAATGAAAAAATTACTTTCCCTATTACTGATGGCAGTATTGACGTATCTGCCCTATAATCAGGTTATTGCTTCGTCGCACCGGGAGGCCCCGCTCATCTCGAATGATCCACTCGCTGACAATACGGACGTTTACGCGTTTAAAAGCCCAACCGATGCGGAAAAGATCGTTCTGATTGCCAACTACATTCCGTTTGAAGATCCATCAGGCGGGCCAAACTGGTATACGTTCGGGCAGAATATCCGGTACGAAATCCACGTTAAAAACAATGCCGCTACGGCCGGAGACGACATTACCTACCGATTTACATTTACGGTTGTTAATGAAGACCCGACTACGTTCTTCAATATTCGGTTAGGGAAGCAAAATCAGAAAGCAACCTACACCTGTGAACGCAGTATTGATGGAGGCAGAACCTTTACGGCCATCGTTACCAACGGTGTAGTGCCACCGGCTAACATCGGCCCGCGCTCGATTGAAGACAAAACGGTTGGATTGGGTGCTGCTAACTATAACGCTCTGGCAACGAAGGCCATTACGACCGCAACATCGGGTGAGCGAATTTTCTGCGGACCAATCGACGATCCGTTCTTTGTCGATCTGGGTGGCGCGTTTGACGTAGGTAACTTCAGACCGAAGGGGCGCGATGGTTTGTCACGCTTTAACTGCCATACCATTGCCATTGAAGTGCCCGTATCGACTCTACAGAAAAGCGGCAAAGCAGTAGCTCAGGCGGCCACTATTCTTGATCCTGATTATGTGATCGGGGTGTGGGCCTCTTCGAGTCGGCAAATGATCAAAACCCTTTATGCTGCGGGCGATGTTGGCTACGACGGCGGTTGGGTGCAGGTTTCGCGTTTGGGTATGCCATTGACCAATGAAGCGGTCATTCCGGTGGGCATGAAAGACAAATGGAATTCGATGACCCCTTATAACGGCAATGACCTTCAGTTTGCCAAATACTTCACCAATCCCGAACTGGCTCTGTACATGGATGACTCCCAGTTTGGTAGTGCCGTTCCCGGATTATCTGCCCTTCGAATACAGTCGAAATCGCTGGGTTCGTTTGACTTCCGCAATGGCAAGCCGGGTCTGTTTGGCCTGAAAGGTAATGCCGCTCTAAATGGAACCGCGCTGTCCGAAGCTGCTTTTGGAAGTGTTCTGTTGCCTGATGCAGCCAGCCCCCGTGCGGTTGACTTATTGCCGATCTTTTACACCGGTGTGCCCAACCTGGCTCCCTATCAACTGGCTACCGGCAAAGGTGGCAATCCACTGGCAGTCGGTAAGCCATTCATTCACAATTTCCTGCCTACGTTGGGCGATATGCTTCGGTTGAACATGGCCGTTCCGGCCACTCCGCGCAACGATGCCAAGTTCAGTTCACTGGGACTGGTTCAGGCGGCTGTTTTAGGCTTAACCGATCCAATGTATGCGAATACAAACCTCCAGTTTATTCCAAACATGGATGGTTTTCCGAACGGTCGTCGGCTGGAAGATGACGTGACCACCATTGAATTACAAGCCGTTGGTGGAGTTGTTTTAGCTGCCGTTGGGTTGTGGTATGACGACTTTACGCCGGGTCCGGGCGCAAATCCTGTTACGCCGAGTCTGGTAAAAGTGCTGAGCTTTAACGCGGGCGTTACAAAGAACGATACCACACTGAAAGGAGCTTTTCCATTCGTGCAGGACCCCTGGCGCGGTTTTCTGGGTAATCCCTACATCGGTCCGGATGCCGACGTGACCAAACCATTGGCCGCAACCGTGCTGAGCTACAACTGCAATACAGGTGATATTACCTTTGGGCGCATTGGGGGCGATCCGAATCGTGTTGTCGAATACCAGGCTGCGGGTGTCGTCAATGGCACCTGGAGTACGAATGTAACCCGCCAGATTGAGGCTGAATTGCGGAAAGATGCGAACAGCAACCGATTCCTCTGGATCTGGGCGCGCTACGTAGGTGATCAGTCTTCGCTGGTAAACTTCATGTATGACTTCCGTACCCCCTGTGGCCAGGCCCGTCAGGGAGCTGCCGAGTTCACCGAACCAATGGCTGTTCGGATCATGGGTAACCCGACCATTGGCGATGAAGTGACGGTAGAAGTGAGTGGCGCATCGGGTCCGGTGCAACTCTATCTCAGCAACAGCCGGGGGCAACGGATTGGTCAACAAACGATCAGTATACCCGGTGCAGTTGAACTCCGGACCGTACGATTGGGCGAGCAACCGGGCGCTTACTTCCTACAGGCAGTGACACCGACGGAGCGCCAGACTGTTAAGATAATTCGTAATTAAGTAAGATGTTTTAGGTGGAGTCAGCCTTCCAGATCTGACTCCACCTATTTAGCACTTCCAATTAAATTGGATTGCTGGTATGGTACCTACCTGGTAGCAATACGCCAGACATAATAAACCGACAACACTCCCAATCTCCCTATCAATCATGCGTTTCAATACAACAATCAACAAGCGAATCCTGTCGGCATGTACGTTGATCTTCGCTGGCTTACTGATCGTCGGATCGTTCAGTTGCACAAACAGCCCCAAAGAAACTACAGCCGCAACTACGGCGGGGCCGAACATGGAAATTCCGGCTCTGTTCGACCGTCGGGGGGAGTTGGCGTCGGCGGTAGAATGGCAGAAGACCAAAGAGAAAGTTGCTGAACTGAAAGAGAAAATTAAAAAAGAACCGGGCGATGTGAAACCTCGTTTACAGATTGCGGTAATTTACCTGTCGGAAGCGCGGATTACAGGCGAGCATCCCTATTATTATCCGGCTATTCTGACCATTCTGGATGGCGTTCTGGCAATGGACCCCAAGAACTTTGAAGCTACGACGTTTAAGTCATCCGTAAAAATGTCTCAGCATCAGTTTGCTGAAGCCCGGGAATTAGCCGAAAAAGCCCGGCAAATTAACCCGAACAATGCCTATGTGTACGGCGTGTTGGTCGATGCCAACGTCGAACTGGGAAATTACGAAGAAGCTGTAGCAATGTCGGATAAGATGCAGGCCCTGAAACCGTCGCTCGAAGCCTACTCGCGCGCTTCCTACCTGCGTGAAATCTATGGAAACTATCCCGGCTCAATTGCCGCTATGAAATTGGCCGTGCAGGCTGGTTTACCCGGATCAGAACCGCAGTGCTGGAGTAAGAATATTCTGGGTCATTTATACGAAACAACCGGCCAGCTCGCGGAAGCCGAAAACCAATATGCTGGTATTCTGATTCTGCGCCCTAGTTATGCGTTTGCGATGGCTGGACAGGCACGGGTCCGCAAAGCGCGCAAAGAATACGACAAAGCGCTGGCTCTCCTCGATAAAGCGGCTGCCATCATGCCTGAGTTCTCCTTCCATGAAGAAATGGCCGAAATCTACGCGTTGCAGGGTGATAAAGAGAAAGCGCAGAAGAAATTTGCCGAAGTGGCTAAAATGCTGGACGAAGATGCCCGTTCGGGTCATGCCGTTGATCTGGAATTATGCAAACTCTACACAAAGTCGGGTCAGTTCGATCTGGCAAAAACGTATGGATTGAAAGAATACCAGAAACGTCCGAAAAATATTGACGTCAATCATGCGCTGGCATGGGTTTATTTCAACCAGAAAGACCTGCCAAAAGCACAGCAACACATAGAAGTGGCCTTGCGTACGGGTAGCAAAGACCCGGAACTGTTGCGACAGGCCGGATCGATCGAACTGGCAATGGGCCATACCGATCAGGGGAATAAATTGATTGCGGCTGCCCGCAAAACAAACCCTAAATTTGCCCTCTAAGTAGAGGTTTTCCTGACTAATATAGCTGGATTAAGAAATTTTGGCTAGTTGTTATATGCTGATCCGTTCATGGTTTGCCATCATCCTGCTCGTCAACTACCTCTGGGTAGTTGGGGCTGGCTGCGTGAACCGCCCGGACGATCAGCATGAATTACTGATGATCCAAACCTCTGGCGAAGATGGGCATTATCAGCAATGCCGGTATCTTCGGATGGATGGCCTTGAGTCGTTTCTGGCCGAATCATTAGCCAGCCGTTACCAGGATGCTCCACAGCATCCACCCAAACACCTGATTTCAGTACTTAACGGTATCGACTCGCATGACGTACTGCCTTCATATTGGTTCCTGCCGGTTTCAGTAGTATATCGGGCCGTCAGTGCACCAATCCTTTACCTTCCTGTTGTTGCGACTGGAGTACGAAGTAAAGTAGATAACCCTCCCTGGAGTGCATAAGACCGGCATTGGGCCTTTGCCGCCGATTAATTTCGACTAGCCGGATTGTCTTATCTCTTCACCGAATGCTATCGGCTACGTAAGTCGCCAGGCATCTCTTTTACTCCATTATATGCCTTACGCTTCTATTTATTCGTCGCTGCTGCCAATGGCAATGCCAGACGATTCTGATAAAAAACTTTCGGCCAGATCACGACCGCTTAAGGTGCTCTTACCCTTCCTGCTGTTCCTGTTCATGGGTGCGCCGGTGTATGCACATCTCGGCGGTATTTCAGGAGTAGTTTACGATCAGGCCACCAATCTGCCGCTACGTGGCGTTACTGTGCAGCTAACGGGTTTAGGTAAAGCTGCACTAACCAATGAGTTAGGACAGTTTCGTTTTGATGGCTTAGTGGCCGCTCCTTATAAAATCGAGATGTCGCATCTTGGCTTTAAAGCGCTGATCATCGACGTAATTGTTCACGATGATAAGGTCACTTTTCTGAAAACGGCGCTTACCAATGCGCCGGTTGAACTGAGCGAAGTGGTCGTATCGTCGCAACGGGCGCACGATCAGCACCTAATCAGTAGCCTTGATATTAAGCTTCGCCCGATCGTTAACTCGCAGGAGATTTTACGACTGGTACCGGGTTTATTTATTGGACAGCATGCAGGCGGAGGGAAGGCGGAACAGATTTTCCTGCGCGGTTTCGACCTCGACCACGGCACCGATATTCGTCTGACAGTCGATGGGATGCCGGTTAACATGGTATCGCACGCTCACGGACAGGGTTATGCCGATCTACATTTTGTTATTCCGGAATTAGTAGAAGGCACCGATTTTAAAAAAGGGACCTATAACACCGAAAAGGGCAATCTGGCGACGGCAGGCTGGGTCGATTTTCGGACGAAAACAGCATTGGATCACTCCTTTGTGAAACTCGAAGCCGGGCAGTATAATACCTATCGCGCTGTGGCCGGTCTGGATTTACTCGGCAAGAAGGGGAGAGCCAAAAATCAGTCGGCCTATCTGGCGTCGGAATATTCATATTCAGATTCCTATTTCGATAATCCGCAGCATTTTAAGCGACTGAACGTAATGGGCAAATACCACGGTCATCTTGCGCTCAACACAAACCTAACCCTGACGGGCTCCACGTTCTGGAGTAAATGGAACCATTCCGGTCAGGTTCCCGGCCGGGCTATCGAATCCGGACTGACTGGTTTCTTTGGTTCTATCGATCCCTCGGAAGGTGGCGAAACCAGCCGAACTAATCTGAATGCGCAACTGGTAACGGTGACACCCCGCAATCATGTCATTAAAAACCAGTTTTTCTACAGTAATTATAATTTTGAACTGTATTCCAACTTTACATTTTTCAAGGAAGACAGCATCAATGGCGATCAGATCCGGCAGAAAGAACACCGCAATCTGTTTGGCTATAATGGCAGTTATTCAACACAGGCTTATGTGGACAAAAGCCGCTGGACCACAACACTGGGCGCGCAATACCGACAGGATATAACTTATCATACTGAACTGTCGCATACCAAAAACCGTATAGAAACGCTGAATCGAATCAAATTCGGAAATATTAACGAGCTCAATGCGGCTGCATATGCCGATGAGCTTATTCAGTTTTCGGATCATTTCACGCTTAATGCCGGGGTTCGTCTGGATTATTTTCGGAGCCAGTATGAAGATTTGCTACCAGTGACAGCAACAACCAAATGGGCGACACAGGCCATTGTATCGCCCAAATTGAATCTGTATTATACGTTCAATCCAGGTCTGCAACTATACCTCAATACGGGAAAAGGCTTTCACTCTAACGACGCTCGTGTGGTGGTTGCTCAGGATGGGAGGCAGATTTTGCCGGGCGCTTATGGTTCCGATCTGGGTGTGATTTTCAAGCCGTTTCCTAAGCTACTGATCAATGCTGCTGCCTGGTATTTATGGCTACAGCAAGAGTTTGTTTATGTCGGTGATGAGGGTGTGGTAGAACCAAGTGGGCGCTCGCGCCGGGAAGGTATCGATGTGTCGATGCGGTATCAGCTTACCAAAAATCTGTATGCAGATGTCGACCTGAATACGGCTAAACCGCGTGCCATAGATGCTGAAACGGGACAGAATTATTTACCGTTAGCGCCAACGTTTACCTCAACGGGCGGTTTATCGCTACAAACCCGTTCAGGCCTGAATGGATCAATTCGGTATCGATACATGGGCGATCGTCCGGCTAATGAAGACAACTCCATTGTCGCAAAAGGGTATTTTGTAACAGACCTACAGGCTAACTATTCAAAGCGTAGCTACAACATTGGCCTGTCTGTACAAAATCTCTTCAACGCGCGCTGGAAAGAAACGCAGTTTGCCACCGAAAGCCGGTTGCAGGGCGAAGCTGCTCCGGTCGATGAGATTCACTTTACGCCGGGTACGCCGTTCTTCGCCCGACTGAGTCTAACCTATTCCT comes from Spirosoma aureum and encodes:
- a CDS encoding glycoside hydrolase family 43 protein, which gives rise to MRTCQTYARSLSSRSHPQPTYLLLKRYFSWIIYTLFLVSLQQHALAQRTFTNPIKPSGPDPWVLQKDGWYYYMNTTGNNLTLWRTHNMADLATAEKKVVYTPPAGKPYSKELWAPEIHSFNGRWYIYFSADSLNNLSHRVWVIENASTDPMQGEWVMKGKIGDKADHWEIDMSVIDYKGQLYATWSGWEGPKNGRQDIYLARLKNPWTIDGDRVKVSQPDQPWEMHGDVPQEWQKNGEVPKIYVNEGPEFLSHNNNLFIVYSANACWLDYCLGLLTYSGNGDLLDPANWTKSKSPVFTQAPENGVWAPGHGGFFRSADGKQDWMIYHANPSATDGCGNKRAPHIQPFTWNADGSPSFGKPVANVPIPVPAEK
- a CDS encoding DUF4331 family protein, yielding MAVLTYLPYNQVIASSHREAPLISNDPLADNTDVYAFKSPTDAEKIVLIANYIPFEDPSGGPNWYTFGQNIRYEIHVKNNAATAGDDITYRFTFTVVNEDPTTFFNIRLGKQNQKATYTCERSIDGGRTFTAIVTNGVVPPANIGPRSIEDKTVGLGAANYNALATKAITTATSGERIFCGPIDDPFFVDLGGAFDVGNFRPKGRDGLSRFNCHTIAIEVPVSTLQKSGKAVAQAATILDPDYVIGVWASSSRQMIKTLYAAGDVGYDGGWVQVSRLGMPLTNEAVIPVGMKDKWNSMTPYNGNDLQFAKYFTNPELALYMDDSQFGSAVPGLSALRIQSKSLGSFDFRNGKPGLFGLKGNAALNGTALSEAAFGSVLLPDAASPRAVDLLPIFYTGVPNLAPYQLATGKGGNPLAVGKPFIHNFLPTLGDMLRLNMAVPATPRNDAKFSSLGLVQAAVLGLTDPMYANTNLQFIPNMDGFPNGRRLEDDVTTIELQAVGGVVLAAVGLWYDDFTPGPGANPVTPSLVKVLSFNAGVTKNDTTLKGAFPFVQDPWRGFLGNPYIGPDADVTKPLAATVLSYNCNTGDITFGRIGGDPNRVVEYQAAGVVNGTWSTNVTRQIEAELRKDANSNRFLWIWARYVGDQSSLVNFMYDFRTPCGQARQGAAEFTEPMAVRIMGNPTIGDEVTVEVSGASGPVQLYLSNSRGQRIGQQTISIPGAVELRTVRLGEQPGAYFLQAVTPTERQTVKIIRN
- a CDS encoding cellulase family glycosylhydrolase, whose translation is MKRLLLILCLFSAAITYGQNAPGRWSAEKANAWYAKEPFLVGSNYAPANAINELEMFQADSFDPATIDKELAMAERIGMNTMRVFLHDLLWKDSAGFTKRLDQFLSLCAKHKIRPMLVLFDSCWDPFPKLGKQHEPVPGIHNSGWLQSPGAAALTDESQYPRLETYVKGVVGAFKNDKRILAWDVWNEPDNTNDNSYGKNNKKLEPANKVALVTKLLPRVFQWARSAGATQPLTSGVWIYRTPADWQNPAKWSPMEKIQFENSDIITFHQYSNPTELEKVIPALESFGRPVICTEYMARGVNSKFQTHLPIAKKAKVGMINWGFVAGKTQTFLPWDSWQKPYVNGREPAIWFHEVFKQDGTPVDPAEVAAIKQATGK
- a CDS encoding DUF4331 domain-containing protein; amino-acid sequence: MRTFPLFRGQLRTKILSCALVLLATAGFASSHREAPLISNDPLADNTDVYAFKSPDDPNTITIIANYIPFQLPEGGPNYYNFGSNIRYEIHIKNKATTAGDDITYRFTFTNTNEDPTTFFNIRLGKQNLKTTYTCERSIDGGKTYMTIVSNGIVPPANIGPRSIDTPGLGLGSTYNDLIKNAIAPAKTGEQVFCGPADDPFFVDLAGAFDAGNFRPDGNKVNPPKDGLARYNVHSIALKIPVSILQKDGKSVSQAATILDPDYVIGVWASASRQMIKTLYAAGDVGYDGGWVQVSRLGMPLTNEAVIPVGMKDKWNSVTPYNGNDLQFAKYFTNPELALYMDDSQFGGAVPSLKALRIQSKSLGSFDFRNGKPGLFGLKGNAALDGTALAEAAFGSVLLPDAASPRAVDLLPIFYTGVPNLKPYQLATGKGGNPLAAGKPFIHNFLPTLGDMLRLNMAVPATPRNDPNFSSLGLVWAAVIGLTVPDFMNTNLQFIPNMDGFPNGRRLEDDVTTIELQAVSGVVLAAVGLWYDDFTPGPGANPVTPNLAKVLGFSAGVTKNDTTLKASFPYVQTPWRGLDYTKKNRF
- a CDS encoding aldose epimerase family protein — its product is MQKFLFLTTAAAILSLNACQKANKNEQKAADSIAVATGDTTAMIDAKLPDPASFAGEADGKKASLYILKNKTIQVAISDYGARIVGLLVPDKNGKVTDVAPGFLTVAAYEKPDGAFFGPVVGRFGNRIAKGKFTLDGKAYTLALNNNGNTLHGGPSGFHSHVWDTKQVDDKTLEMTYVSKDGEGGFPGTVTTSVTYSLTDDNALKLVYSAKTDKATPYNPTSHGFFNLNGEGSGTINDHLVMINADKYSAVDKGLIPQGEPVSVAGTPFDFRKPTTIAARVDEKNEQLSFGGGYDHNWVLNKPKAGELTSAAEVIGDKSGIKMQVLTTEPALQFYGGNFFKGTDIGKYGKPIVYRGAFAMETQHYPDSPNHPTYPNTILKPGQTYSQTTEYRFSTVK